In a single window of the Octopus sinensis unplaced genomic scaffold, ASM634580v1 Contig18959, whole genome shotgun sequence genome:
- the LOC115231939 gene encoding uncharacterized protein LOC115231939: MTQKPKPEMREILTRHKEQLRETLSLLIECVSNKSKRILFQIYHDLKHKADYCLRREGILRVVNSKKTHMATIVEFISRKYNIENINELTITKLDKIQHEYLMRQIETKPLHSILFQYLKDTEVNVNESAGWLVHGNNSARTEGMCCSLQDRNLFFDNGENKCNHCNSAKKTVDHLATRCGRMLNSSYLRRHNEVVKCLHLHLCRQYGIRKMKKLKTHSVQSVVANEIRVDTTISTDTAVSKQ; the protein is encoded by the coding sequence ATGACCCAAAAACCGAAACCGGAGATGAGGGAAATACTCACAAGACATAAAGAACAACTGAGAGAGACACTCTCGCTATTAATCGAGTGTGTCAGTAACAAATCTAAACGAATTCTATTCCAAATTTATCATGACTTGAAGCATAAAGCCGATTACTGCCTAAGAAGAGAGGGAATTCTACGGGTCGTTAATTCAAAAAAAACTCATATGGCCACTATCGTAGAATTCATATCCCGAAAGTACAATATCGAAAATATAAATGAACTGACAATAACGAAGTTGGATAAAATTCAACATGAATATCTAATGAGGCAGATTGAAACTAAGCCACTGCATTCTATTCTTTTCCAGTATTTGAAGGACACTGAAGTTAATGTTAATGAATCTGCAGGGTGGCTAGTTCATGGAAACAACTCCGCAAGAACTGAAGGAATGTGTTGTTCACTACAGGATCGAAATTTGTTTTTTGATAACGGAGAAAATAAATGCAATCACTGCAACTCAGCAAAGAAGACCGTTGATCACCTTGCTACCAGATGTGGACGAATGCTGAACAGCTCTTACCTGAGACGGCATAATGAAGTTGTCAAATGTCTACATTTGCATTTATGCCGCCAATACGGgataagaaaaatgaagaaattaaaaactCACTCAGTTCAATCTGTTGTCGCCAATGAAATTCGAGTTGACACAACTATTTCTACGGATACGGCTGTTTCAaaacaataa